GGTTAGATCTTCCAATTCGGATTCAGACTGAAAAGATGAAGTGATATGTTCCTGTCTTTTGTAACATTATTATAAGTTTGTCTCTTTTGTACTCTAGTTCTCAAAAGTTCTTTATGATTTATCTGTCCCGTCGAACAAGAAAACTGGAGGCTGGATGTATTAGTGATCTGTAAATAGCTCCAGTTTCACATGATCTGGGCTATAGTTCATCAGTTTTCAGAGTACAATACATATGTATGACCAAGTATTATTGCTGCAATTATGCTTCAGTGCTAGGCATTTCAGCTTCCTTATTCATCCCTGGCATTTCCCTGATCACATCAAAGCCTTTTCACAGTGGCATAAAAGGTAATTCATCAGGAATCATGCGGTCTCTTTTCAGCCACGGCAAAATGTACTGTTATAGTTCAGCATAATGCCGTGAGGATAGATAGTTCGATCCCTGATGATGTTCTCAACCAACCGATTAGCCACATCATCATGTTTGTCACGTGACTGAAGACAGATTATTGATCAGACATTGTAGCTACAGAATTTCTCACGTGCAACGAGCTTTATTCAAAGAGTTGCTGCCAAAACACAGCTGACAAAAATTGTTCACAATATTATCACTTATACACATCTCATGTCTATTACTTATCTTATTATACACTCGATTTACTATGTTGGATATATgacactccctccgtcccaaaaagcttgtcttagatttgtcaagATACGGatttatctagacatgttttagtgttagatatatccatatctagataaatctaagacaagctTTTTGGGACAGAGGTAATAGAAGTCTGTTTATATATAACTTCTTGACTAACGGTCTGGGCTTGCAGTAGAATATGGTAGGCCtatgttgtttgtttgtttgtctagAAGCCGACACACTGCGTATACTGAGCGTAGGCCTCCGATTGCATGCCGATTGGCGCACGGATgacttcatctggaagatcaaaggCGTCGACGAGTTCTCGAGCAACAAGCCTCACTTGGTAACTGAGGTAGTCTACCAGTTTGTGGATAGCCTGCAAGCATACAGGGGAGCATAGTAGCATCAGGTCCTGGTTCTGGTCTCAAGCCAAGTACTGACATTGCAATTTTGTACTATGGGGTTGATGACAAGCATATACAAACCTTGGCTTTGTTTGGCGCGACATAGTCTACATTCCGATATGTCCCGATGTCTTTCCAGATCCTATCGAGCGCATAAAGGTCGCACACCAGCTTCAGTACTTCACGTGTTTTTGCATCAGGGCAGCTGCATAGACACACCAAAAGTCATTTTTGTCGCATTAACCTCACTGGATAAAGTCAAAAGGGTTACGAACACAACATCTCAATGGTGAGAGTAGGCTTTGATAGTTCACCTTAATTTCCGTTCGTGGTTCAGCTAAACAAAAGAATGAGGATAAGGGCTCAAACACAAAAAGTAGTCCTCGGTACCAGAAGTTGCAAGAGAACTATACTATACAAAGGGCGACAGGAGGACTTTTCAAGGGATAATTCTACAACCCAAGCACAAATAATCATGAATTCATGATCGACGGGTGGTAAATTGGAGTCAGGGAGACAGGAGGGTTTTTCAATGCTTTCGCTGATCTCAACCAACCAAATCTTCATTGTAAGTATTCAACAAAATCTTACTAGCAAAACTAATGTGtcaagctagctagtaagcaatgaTGGTAAGAACAATGTAACTGAGGACACAAAACTATACCTCTTCACTGCTTCTATAAACCTTGCGAGGATGACAGCCTCAACGTGTGATTCCGCGAGCGTGAGCAGATGGTTTAAACATCTGTTCCATGCACCAAAACCTCCAAGTGTCTTCATGTGCTTCTGGAGTCGAGCAGCAACACTATGCAGTAGTCTAGATGTTCGGTACTGAGAAGAGGGTTTATGCAATCAGTGCAGGACTTCTATCCAATTGCTACTGATATTATTATGAAGATGAGACTCACTCTGAATGCATCCAGCTGAAATTTAGGATCCCTTAGATGGTCTTCCCCTTCCCACCGAGCAGTAACGGGGTTAGGCTGAGACAAGTAGGTGCTCATGGAGTCTCTCAAGTAGTTCCAGGTGACTGAGAGTGTTCCTCCCTTAAATTTTTGCTGATATTGCTTCAGGAGATCGCCAGCAACCTACAATAGCATTGTGATAAGAGGTACAGTACAATATTTGAGGTATAAGTAACTTCATATCACATGAAATTACTCACCCAAACTTCTACCCCCAATATGTAATCAAGTGTGAGTTCTTAGTATATACTCACCcaaatttctttacagagggagtactagcctTTCAACTATCAGTGAACATGCCCACCAAATATTGCAAAAATAAGCTTTGTAAAGGATTCCGATTGGTACCTGCTGCAGCAGAACTGTATTGTCTCCTTCAAATGTTTGAAATATATCATGGTCATTCCGCAGACCACCAAAACGATTTACAGCAGCATACCCATGGCCACCACAAGATTCTCGGCATATGCTAATAGATTTTGCTGTGTATGAAGTTATGTAGGACTTCAACCCAGATGAAAGTACATGGACATCAGCGCTAATATCCTCGTCATTGGTTTTCTTCATTTCCGAGTACTTATCTACCAAATACTGCCTGGCAAAATGAAATGCATATGCTGATGCCAACATAGGCATTAGTTTGTGCTGGTGAGATTGGTAATCCAGCACACTGATTTCAGGCTGCTTAGGTGGACCAAATTGTTGACGCAGTAAAGCATATCTAACAGCAATGGTTACTGCAACTTTGAGTATTCCCACAGAACTATATGCAAGACTAACTCGTCCCCCGACAAGCTCACCAAGGGTTGCTGCAAATCTTTTATTAATTGTGGGGAGACTGCTTGTGTATTTTCCATCTCGCGCCACATCACCGAATCGGTTCAGAAGATTGTCACGGGGTATCCTAACGGAACGGAATCTCAGGGCACCATTATCTACACCATTTAGGCCTATCTTGTGCCCACAATCATTGATCTCAATTCCAGGAAGAACAGCATGGGTTTCAAGGTCCCGAATTGGGACAATAAATGCATGAATTCCCATGTCAGCAGGTTCCCCTCCTTTTCCTTGAAGCGGTAAAATTAACCTCGCAAAAACAGTAGCGAATTTTCCATGAAGAGCTGAGTTGCCAATCCACCACTTAATGGCTCCATTGTTTGGTGTATCAATAATGAACTCATCAGTAACTGAATCAAATGTAGCAGTGGTCTGTAGGGCTTGAACATTGGATCCTGTCAAAAAGCAACAAAcataaatgaagggaatcttttcaaACAATTGTAAACAGTGTTCTAGGTGTTGGAGAAGTCCCAATAGACAGTTAAATTGCAAATCAATCAAAGTACCAAACAAGAAATCAGCAATACTGATGGAATAATTGAATAGATAATCTAACCATGATGCAGTTCTGTCATAGCAAAACAGCCTGGATAATCCAAATTATCGATTTTG
This portion of the Triticum dicoccoides isolate Atlit2015 ecotype Zavitan chromosome 7A, WEW_v2.0, whole genome shotgun sequence genome encodes:
- the LOC119328871 gene encoding acyl-coenzyme A oxidase 2, peroxisomal-like; the protein is MATMSRSGYGSDDEDSTPAMRRLRRLSLHLLLPSDRPAPEGANALAPAACAGKRRAGGLDVDAAALTAYLRGRHLATQERLYRFFVERPELHTPVELPMAAHRELCFRQMTALVREAGVRPLSLMADDPDEYFAVMEAVGGLDISLAVKFGVQYSLWGGSIINLGTKKHREKYFDKIDNLDYPGCFAMTELHHGSNVQALQTTATFDSVTDEFIIDTPNNGAIKWWIGNSALHGKFATVFARLILPLQGKGGEPADMGIHAFIVPIRDLETHAVLPGIEINDCGHKIGLNGVDNGALRFRSVRIPRDNLLNRFGDVARDGKYTSSLPTINKRFAATLGELVGGRVSLAYSSVGILKVAVTIAVRYALLRQQFGPPKQPEISVLDYQSHQHKLMPMLASAYAFHFARQYLVDKYSEMKKTNDEDISADVHVLSSGLKSYITSYTAKSISICRESCGGHGYAAVNRFGGLRNDHDIFQTFEGDNTVLLQQVAGDLLKQYQQKFKGGTLSVTWNYLRDSMSTYLSQPNPVTARWEGEDHLRDPKFQLDAFRYRTSRLLHSVAARLQKHMKTLGGFGAWNRCLNHLLTLAESHVEAVILARFIEAVKSCPDAKTREVLKLVCDLYALDRIWKDIGTYRNVDYVAPNKAKAIHKLVDYLSYQVRLVARELVDAFDLPDEVIRAPIGMQSEAYAQYTQCVGF